Proteins from a genomic interval of Musa acuminata AAA Group cultivar baxijiao chromosome BXJ1-9, Cavendish_Baxijiao_AAA, whole genome shotgun sequence:
- the LOC103996606 gene encoding paired amphipathic helix protein Sin3-like 4 isoform X2, protein MKGAPEEALMGSQLKRPNVPRVDPSMQTHMAPASAASNTPKLTTNDALAYLKAVKDIFQDKREKYDEFLEVMKDFKSQRIDTNGVIMRVKELFKGHRDLILGFNTFLPKGYEIKLPEEKKPVEFEEAINFVNKIKNDDHVYKSFLDILNMYRRENKSIHEVYQEVAALFQNHHDLLEEFTHFLPDASATYAPHHAYSGRGFVQRDDRSSLMPTARHIHGDKRERSYTSHADRDFSVDHPDTEHDRQRRHAEREKDRKEDRDKRDRERDEKDIEHDSGDLDEANRRHKFQSRRMDDSVAEPKQQRGDCTENIGTYSISVSSSDDKNALKSVYTREFNFCEKVKEKLHPDTYQEFLKCLHIYSKEIINRTELKNLVSDILGKHLDLMEGFNEFLAHCENIGGLVHVPIDGFLEGVFNKRHTARPIKIEDRDRERERDMDEQKDSERERNNERERVDKGALYNSKEGASHKATFFSSKEKYNLWKPISELDLSNCQRCTPSYRLLPKNYPIPPASHRTELGVSVLNDVWVSVTSGSEDYSFKHMRKNQYEESLFRCEDDRFELDMLLESVNVTTKRVEELLEMTQDPVKSENLIHIGDHLSSLNLRCIERLYGDHGLDVMDVLHKNAGLALPVILTRLKQKQEEWSRCRSDFNKVWAEIYAKNYHKSLDHRCFYFKQQDTKSLSTKALLAEIKEINDKMKEEDDILLAVAARNRRPILPNMEFEYVDVDIHEDLYQIIKYSCGEVCTSLEQVDKVMKIWTTFLEPLMCVRSRNQGEEDAQDAKPENRAVKTSMVGVGENNRSSGVDCAGATRQNNGDGNISPEQVAPCRTKLASGDTTVTENGFHNIDRTTRHSENLGNKPLQGRGQGSAPMADEVSGINGQYVPAEPLQDNIYVAGGAEQSQNRTNLEIISGANSASLRTGHFGMETVVEPRATNEILPSSEGEQTGRPIVSANGASTTENNKGHRPNEGSASLNNLKVEREEGELSPTGDFGEDNFVTFGDAAINVAPKGKDTSASRQFHVRPGEVEASCGEAAGENDADADDEGEESAQRSTEVSENASEAGEDVSGSESGDGGECSREDHEEEEDDAENDQDGKAESEGEAEGTTDTHDAEGEITSLPFSERILHTVKPLARHVPAALHNKEDKYSRIFYGNDSFYVLFRLHQTLYERILSAKTNSSAAEKKWRSSKDTTPPDLYAKFISALYHLLDGSADNTKFEDDCRTIIGTQSYLLFTLDKLIYKVVKQLQAMASDEIDNKLLQLSLYEKSRRSGRSSDLVYHENIRVLLHDENIYRFECFSQSSYVTRLSIQLMEYGHEKPEATAVSMDPSFSAYLYSDFLSSIPDKKGAEGVFLRRNKRKYGDDDEYASTYKAMSRFQVINGLECKISCSSSKVSYVLDTEDFLFRGRKKRIYSCGGTIICGQAQPSQAHDAKVQQFHRFLSRS, encoded by the exons ATGAAAGGGGCGCCGGAGGAAGCACTGATGGGTTCCCAACTTAAACGGCCCAACGTTCCTCGAGTGGATCC GTCTATGCAAACCCATATGGCGCCGGCATCGGCAGCAAGTAATACTCCCAAACTCACCACTAACGATGCCCTAGCCTATCTCAAGGCCGTGAAGGATATATTTCAAGACAAAAGGGAAAAATACGATGAATTTCTTGAGGTCATGAAGGACTTCAAGAGCCAGAG GATTGACACTAATGGGGTCATCATGAGGGTGAAGGAATTATTTAAGGGTCATCGCGATCTGATATTGGGCTTTAACACCTTCTTGCCAAAGGGATATGAAATTAAGTTACCGGAAGAAAAGAAACCAGTTGAATTTGAGGAAGCAATCAATTTTGTCAACAAAATTAAG AATGATGATCACGTTTACAAGTCATTCTTAGATATTCTGAATATGTACCGAAGGGAGAATAAGTCAATCCATGAGGTCTACCAGGAG GTAGCAGCTCTCTTTCAGAATCATCATGATTTACTCGAGGAGTTCACACACTTTTTGCCTGATGCCTCTGCAACATATGCGCCACATCATGCATATTCTGGTCGAGGCTTTGTGCAACGAGATGACAGGAGCTCTTTGATGCCTACAGCAAGGCATATTCATGGGGATAAG agagagagatcttATACGTCACATGCCGATCGCGATTTTAGTGTTGATCATCCTGATACAGAGCATGATAGGCAGAGAAGGCATGCAGAAAGGGAAAAGGATAGAAAGGAAGATAGGGACAAGAGAGACCGTGAACGGGATGAGAAGGATATAGAGCATGATAGTGGAGATTTAGATGAGGCAAATAGAAGGCATAAATTTCAATCTAGAAGAATGGATGACTCTGTTGCTGAGCCAAAGCAGCAAAGGGGTGACTGTACCGAGAATATTGGCACGTATAGCATTTCAGTTTCATCATCTGATGATAAGAATGCTTTGAAGA GTGTGTATACCCGAGAATTTAACTTTTGCGAGAAAGTCAAGGAGAAGTTGCACCCTGACACTTACCAGGAATTTTTGAAATGCCTTCACATATACAGCAAAGAGATAATAAACAGAACAGAGTTAAAGAATCTG GTAAGTGATATCCTTGGAAAGCATCTGGATCTCATGGAAGGCTTCAATGAATTTTTGGCCCATTGTGAAAATATAGGTGGGCTTGTACATGTTCCTATTG ATGGATTTCTCGAAGGTGTATTCAACAAAA GGCATACAGCTAGGCCAATTAAGATAGAGGACAGAGACAGAGAAAGGGAGCGGGACATGGATGAGCAGAAGGATTCtgaaagggagagaaataatgaAAGGGAAAGAGTTGACAAAGGTGCTCTTTACAATTCTAAGGAGGGTGCTTCACACAAGGCTACTTTCTTCTCAagcaaagaaaaatataatttatggAAACCAATTTCAGAGCTTGATCTCTCAAATTGTCAACGTTGTACCCCAAGTTACCGTCTTCTGCCAAAAAAT TATCCAATTCCTCCTGCTAGCCACAGGACTGAACTTGGAGTGTCAGTATTAAATGATGTATGGGTATCAGTGACTTCTGGAAGTGAGGATTACTCTTTCAAGCACATGCGCAAAAACCAATACGAAGAAAGTTTATTTAGATGTGAAGATGATAG ATTTGAGCTGGATATGTTATTGGAATCGGTGAATGTCACAACCAAGCGAGTAGAGGAATTGCTAGAAATGACACAAGATCCTGTCAAATCAGAAAATCTAATTCATATTGGAGACCATCTTTCTT CTTTGAATTTGAGGTGCATTGAACGTTTGTATGGAGACCATGGTCTTGATGTCATGGACGTACTTCACAAGAATGCTGGTCTTGCTTTGCCAGTCATATTAACCCGCCTgaagcaaaagcaagaggaaTGGTCTAGGTGTCGTTCAGATTTCAATAAAGTTTGGGCAGAAATATATGCTAAGAATTATCATAAGTCACTCGATCATCGCTGTTTCTATTTCAAGCAACAGGATACAAAGAGCTTGAGCACAAAGG CTTTGCTGGCTGAGATTAAAGAAATCAATGACAAGATGAAGGAGGAGGATGACATTCTTCTCGCTGTTGCTGCCAGAAATAGGCGGCCTATACTTCCCAACATGGAATTTGAGTATGTAGATGTAGATATCCATGAGGATTTGTATCAGATCATTAAATATTCATGTGGAGAAGTTTGCACATCTTTGGAACAAGTGGACAAAGTCATGAAGATATGGACCACCTTTTTGGAGCCCTTAATGTGTGTTCGATCTAGAAATCAAGGTGAAGAAgatgctcaagatgcaaaacctgAAAACCGTGCTGTCAAAACCAGTATGGTAGGCGTGGGTGAAAATAATCGGAGTTCTGGTGTTGATTGTGCTGGTGCTACCAGGCAAAACAATGGTGATGGGAACATTTCACCCGAACAAGTAGCTCCATGCAGAACTAAGTTGGCCAGTGGAGACACAACAGTTACTGAAAATGGTTTTCATAACATAGATCGAACAACTCGCCATAGTGAAAATCTTGGTAACAAACCACTGCAAGGAAGAGGGCAGGGCAGTGCTCCAATGGCTGATGAAGTGTCTGGAATAAACGGACAATATGTACCTGCAGAGCCTTTACAGGATAACATTTATGTTGCTGGTGGAGCTGAACAAAGTCAGAATAGAACAAACCTGGAGATCATATCAG GAGCTAATAGTGCCTCTCTAAGAACTGGTCATTTTGGAATGGAAACAGTAGTTGAACCTCGAGCTACCAATGAAATTTTACCATCTTCAGAg GGTGAACAAACTGGAAGGCCCATTGTATCAGCAAATGGTGCTAGCACCACTGAAAACAACAAGGGTCACAGGCCTAATGAAGGTTCTGCTTCCcttaataaccttaaggttgAAAGAGAAGAAGGTGAATTGTCACCTACTGGAGATTTTGGAGAGGATAATTTTGTGACTTTTGGAGATGCTGCTATAAATGTTGCTCCTAAAGGGAAGGACACTTCTGCCAGCAGACAGTTCCACGTCAGACCTGGAGAAGTAGAGGCTTCTTGTGGTGAAGCTGCAGGGGAGAATGATGCTGATGCTGATGATGAGGGTGAGGAAAGTGCTCAACGGTCTACAGAGGTTAGTGAAAATGCATCGGAGGCTGGTGAGGATGTCTCAGGCAGCGAATCTGGTGATGGTGGGGAATGTTCTCGGGAAGAtcacgaggaggaagaggatgatgcTGAGAATGATCAGGATGGTAAGGCTGAAAGTGAGGGTGAAGCTGAAGGAACGACTGATACACATGATGCTGAAGGAGAAATTACCTCATTACCATTTTCAGAACGAATTCTACACACGGTTAAGCCTCTTGCAAGGCATGTACCTGCCGCATTACATAACAAGGAAGATAAATATTCGCGGATTTTTTACGGAAACGATTCATTTTATGTGCTGTTTCGTCTTCATCAG ACTTTGTATGAAAGGATACTCTCAGCCAAGACGAACTCATCAGCTGCTGAAAAGAAATGGAGAAGTTCTAAAGATACAACCCCTCCTGACTTATATGCCAA ATTTATAAGTGCTCTATACCACCTACTTGATGGTTCTGCTGACAATACCAAGTTTGAAGATGATTGCCGTACGATCATTGGAACTCAATCCTATCTACTTTTTACGTTGGACAAGCTAATCTATAAAGTTGTTAAACAG CTTCAAGCAATGGCTTCAGATGAGATAGACAATAAGCTTCTTCAACTCTCCTTGTATGAAAAATCAAGGCGATCGGGCAGATCTTCTGATTTAGTTTATCATGAGAACATTCGTGTGCTTCTTCATGATGAGAACATATACAGATTTGAATGT TTTTCACAGTCTTCATATGTGACCCGGCTATCCATTCAGCTTATGGAATATGGACACGAGAAGCCCGAAGCCACTGCTGTCTCTATGGATCCCAGCTTTTCAGCTTATCTTTACAGTGATTTTCTGTCGAGTATTCCAGACAAGAAAGGAGCAGAGGGTGTCTTTCTGAGAAG GAACAAACGCAAATATGGGGATGATGATGAATATGCTTCTACTTACAAGGCCATGAGTAGGTTCCAAGTTATCAATGGTTTGGAATGCAAGATATCTTGCAGTTCCTCAAAG GTGTCTTATGTGCTAGACACAGAAGATTTCCTGTTCCGAGGGAGAAAGAAAAGGATATATTCTTGTGGGGGGACCATTATTTGTGGCCAAGCTCAACCTTCACAAGCACATGATGCAAAAGTACAGCAGTTTCATCGATTCTTATCCAGATCCTAG
- the LOC103996606 gene encoding paired amphipathic helix protein Sin3-like 4 isoform X3 has protein sequence MKGAPEEALMGSQLKRPNVPRVDPSMQTHMAPASAASNTPKLTTNDALAYLKAVKDIFQDKREKYDEFLEVMKDFKSQRIDTNGVIMRVKELFKGHRDLILGFNTFLPKGYEIKLPEEKKPVEFEEAINFVNKIKNRFQNDDHVYKSFLDILNMYRRENKSIHEVYQEVAALFQNHHDLLEEFTHFLPDASATYAPHHAYSGRGFVQRDDRSSLMPTARHIHGDKRERSYTSHADRDFSVDHPDTEHDRQRRHAEREKDRKEDRDKRDRERDEKDIEHDSGDLDEANRRHKFQSRRMDDSVAEPKQQRGDCTENIGTYSISVSSSDDKNALKSVYTREFNFCEKVKEKLHPDTYQEFLKCLHIYSKEIINRTELKNLVSDILGKHLDLMEGFNEFLAHCENIDGFLEGVFNKRHTARPIKIEDRDRERERDMDEQKDSERERNNERERVDKGALYNSKEGASHKATFFSSKEKYNLWKPISELDLSNCQRCTPSYRLLPKNYPIPPASHRTELGVSVLNDVWVSVTSGSEDYSFKHMRKNQYEESLFRCEDDRFELDMLLESVNVTTKRVEELLEMTQDPVKSENLIHIGDHLSSLNLRCIERLYGDHGLDVMDVLHKNAGLALPVILTRLKQKQEEWSRCRSDFNKVWAEIYAKNYHKSLDHRCFYFKQQDTKSLSTKALLAEIKEINDKMKEEDDILLAVAARNRRPILPNMEFEYVDVDIHEDLYQIIKYSCGEVCTSLEQVDKVMKIWTTFLEPLMCVRSRNQGEEDAQDAKPENRAVKTSMVGVGENNRSSGVDCAGATRQNNGDGNISPEQVAPCRTKLASGDTTVTENGFHNIDRTTRHSENLGNKPLQGRGQGSAPMADEVSGINGQYVPAEPLQDNIYVAGGAEQSQNRTNLEIISGANSASLRTGHFGMETVVEPRATNEILPSSEGEQTGRPIVSANGASTTENNKGHRPNEGSASLNNLKVEREEGELSPTGDFGEDNFVTFGDAAINVAPKGKDTSASRQFHVRPGEVEASCGEAAGENDADADDEGEESAQRSTEVSENASEAGEDVSGSESGDGGECSREDHEEEEDDAENDQDGKAESEGEAEGTTDTHDAEGEITSLPFSERILHTVKPLARHVPAALHNKEDKYSRIFYGNDSFYVLFRLHQTLYERILSAKTNSSAAEKKWRSSKDTTPPDLYAKFISALYHLLDGSADNTKFEDDCRTIIGTQSYLLFTLDKLIYKVVKQLQAMASDEIDNKLLQLSLYEKSRRSGRSSDLVYHENIRVLLHDENIYRFECFSQSSYVTRLSIQLMEYGHEKPEATAVSMDPSFSAYLYSDFLSSIPDKKGAEGVFLRRNKRKYGDDDEYASTYKAMSRFQVINGLECKISCSSSKVSYVLDTEDFLFRGRKKRIYSCGGTIICGQAQPSQAHDAKVQQFHRFLSRS, from the exons ATGAAAGGGGCGCCGGAGGAAGCACTGATGGGTTCCCAACTTAAACGGCCCAACGTTCCTCGAGTGGATCC GTCTATGCAAACCCATATGGCGCCGGCATCGGCAGCAAGTAATACTCCCAAACTCACCACTAACGATGCCCTAGCCTATCTCAAGGCCGTGAAGGATATATTTCAAGACAAAAGGGAAAAATACGATGAATTTCTTGAGGTCATGAAGGACTTCAAGAGCCAGAG GATTGACACTAATGGGGTCATCATGAGGGTGAAGGAATTATTTAAGGGTCATCGCGATCTGATATTGGGCTTTAACACCTTCTTGCCAAAGGGATATGAAATTAAGTTACCGGAAGAAAAGAAACCAGTTGAATTTGAGGAAGCAATCAATTTTGTCAACAAAATTAAG AATCGTTTCCAGAATGATGATCACGTTTACAAGTCATTCTTAGATATTCTGAATATGTACCGAAGGGAGAATAAGTCAATCCATGAGGTCTACCAGGAG GTAGCAGCTCTCTTTCAGAATCATCATGATTTACTCGAGGAGTTCACACACTTTTTGCCTGATGCCTCTGCAACATATGCGCCACATCATGCATATTCTGGTCGAGGCTTTGTGCAACGAGATGACAGGAGCTCTTTGATGCCTACAGCAAGGCATATTCATGGGGATAAG agagagagatcttATACGTCACATGCCGATCGCGATTTTAGTGTTGATCATCCTGATACAGAGCATGATAGGCAGAGAAGGCATGCAGAAAGGGAAAAGGATAGAAAGGAAGATAGGGACAAGAGAGACCGTGAACGGGATGAGAAGGATATAGAGCATGATAGTGGAGATTTAGATGAGGCAAATAGAAGGCATAAATTTCAATCTAGAAGAATGGATGACTCTGTTGCTGAGCCAAAGCAGCAAAGGGGTGACTGTACCGAGAATATTGGCACGTATAGCATTTCAGTTTCATCATCTGATGATAAGAATGCTTTGAAGA GTGTGTATACCCGAGAATTTAACTTTTGCGAGAAAGTCAAGGAGAAGTTGCACCCTGACACTTACCAGGAATTTTTGAAATGCCTTCACATATACAGCAAAGAGATAATAAACAGAACAGAGTTAAAGAATCTG GTAAGTGATATCCTTGGAAAGCATCTGGATCTCATGGAAGGCTTCAATGAATTTTTGGCCCATTGTGAAAATATAG ATGGATTTCTCGAAGGTGTATTCAACAAAA GGCATACAGCTAGGCCAATTAAGATAGAGGACAGAGACAGAGAAAGGGAGCGGGACATGGATGAGCAGAAGGATTCtgaaagggagagaaataatgaAAGGGAAAGAGTTGACAAAGGTGCTCTTTACAATTCTAAGGAGGGTGCTTCACACAAGGCTACTTTCTTCTCAagcaaagaaaaatataatttatggAAACCAATTTCAGAGCTTGATCTCTCAAATTGTCAACGTTGTACCCCAAGTTACCGTCTTCTGCCAAAAAAT TATCCAATTCCTCCTGCTAGCCACAGGACTGAACTTGGAGTGTCAGTATTAAATGATGTATGGGTATCAGTGACTTCTGGAAGTGAGGATTACTCTTTCAAGCACATGCGCAAAAACCAATACGAAGAAAGTTTATTTAGATGTGAAGATGATAG ATTTGAGCTGGATATGTTATTGGAATCGGTGAATGTCACAACCAAGCGAGTAGAGGAATTGCTAGAAATGACACAAGATCCTGTCAAATCAGAAAATCTAATTCATATTGGAGACCATCTTTCTT CTTTGAATTTGAGGTGCATTGAACGTTTGTATGGAGACCATGGTCTTGATGTCATGGACGTACTTCACAAGAATGCTGGTCTTGCTTTGCCAGTCATATTAACCCGCCTgaagcaaaagcaagaggaaTGGTCTAGGTGTCGTTCAGATTTCAATAAAGTTTGGGCAGAAATATATGCTAAGAATTATCATAAGTCACTCGATCATCGCTGTTTCTATTTCAAGCAACAGGATACAAAGAGCTTGAGCACAAAGG CTTTGCTGGCTGAGATTAAAGAAATCAATGACAAGATGAAGGAGGAGGATGACATTCTTCTCGCTGTTGCTGCCAGAAATAGGCGGCCTATACTTCCCAACATGGAATTTGAGTATGTAGATGTAGATATCCATGAGGATTTGTATCAGATCATTAAATATTCATGTGGAGAAGTTTGCACATCTTTGGAACAAGTGGACAAAGTCATGAAGATATGGACCACCTTTTTGGAGCCCTTAATGTGTGTTCGATCTAGAAATCAAGGTGAAGAAgatgctcaagatgcaaaacctgAAAACCGTGCTGTCAAAACCAGTATGGTAGGCGTGGGTGAAAATAATCGGAGTTCTGGTGTTGATTGTGCTGGTGCTACCAGGCAAAACAATGGTGATGGGAACATTTCACCCGAACAAGTAGCTCCATGCAGAACTAAGTTGGCCAGTGGAGACACAACAGTTACTGAAAATGGTTTTCATAACATAGATCGAACAACTCGCCATAGTGAAAATCTTGGTAACAAACCACTGCAAGGAAGAGGGCAGGGCAGTGCTCCAATGGCTGATGAAGTGTCTGGAATAAACGGACAATATGTACCTGCAGAGCCTTTACAGGATAACATTTATGTTGCTGGTGGAGCTGAACAAAGTCAGAATAGAACAAACCTGGAGATCATATCAG GAGCTAATAGTGCCTCTCTAAGAACTGGTCATTTTGGAATGGAAACAGTAGTTGAACCTCGAGCTACCAATGAAATTTTACCATCTTCAGAg GGTGAACAAACTGGAAGGCCCATTGTATCAGCAAATGGTGCTAGCACCACTGAAAACAACAAGGGTCACAGGCCTAATGAAGGTTCTGCTTCCcttaataaccttaaggttgAAAGAGAAGAAGGTGAATTGTCACCTACTGGAGATTTTGGAGAGGATAATTTTGTGACTTTTGGAGATGCTGCTATAAATGTTGCTCCTAAAGGGAAGGACACTTCTGCCAGCAGACAGTTCCACGTCAGACCTGGAGAAGTAGAGGCTTCTTGTGGTGAAGCTGCAGGGGAGAATGATGCTGATGCTGATGATGAGGGTGAGGAAAGTGCTCAACGGTCTACAGAGGTTAGTGAAAATGCATCGGAGGCTGGTGAGGATGTCTCAGGCAGCGAATCTGGTGATGGTGGGGAATGTTCTCGGGAAGAtcacgaggaggaagaggatgatgcTGAGAATGATCAGGATGGTAAGGCTGAAAGTGAGGGTGAAGCTGAAGGAACGACTGATACACATGATGCTGAAGGAGAAATTACCTCATTACCATTTTCAGAACGAATTCTACACACGGTTAAGCCTCTTGCAAGGCATGTACCTGCCGCATTACATAACAAGGAAGATAAATATTCGCGGATTTTTTACGGAAACGATTCATTTTATGTGCTGTTTCGTCTTCATCAG ACTTTGTATGAAAGGATACTCTCAGCCAAGACGAACTCATCAGCTGCTGAAAAGAAATGGAGAAGTTCTAAAGATACAACCCCTCCTGACTTATATGCCAA ATTTATAAGTGCTCTATACCACCTACTTGATGGTTCTGCTGACAATACCAAGTTTGAAGATGATTGCCGTACGATCATTGGAACTCAATCCTATCTACTTTTTACGTTGGACAAGCTAATCTATAAAGTTGTTAAACAG CTTCAAGCAATGGCTTCAGATGAGATAGACAATAAGCTTCTTCAACTCTCCTTGTATGAAAAATCAAGGCGATCGGGCAGATCTTCTGATTTAGTTTATCATGAGAACATTCGTGTGCTTCTTCATGATGAGAACATATACAGATTTGAATGT TTTTCACAGTCTTCATATGTGACCCGGCTATCCATTCAGCTTATGGAATATGGACACGAGAAGCCCGAAGCCACTGCTGTCTCTATGGATCCCAGCTTTTCAGCTTATCTTTACAGTGATTTTCTGTCGAGTATTCCAGACAAGAAAGGAGCAGAGGGTGTCTTTCTGAGAAG GAACAAACGCAAATATGGGGATGATGATGAATATGCTTCTACTTACAAGGCCATGAGTAGGTTCCAAGTTATCAATGGTTTGGAATGCAAGATATCTTGCAGTTCCTCAAAG GTGTCTTATGTGCTAGACACAGAAGATTTCCTGTTCCGAGGGAGAAAGAAAAGGATATATTCTTGTGGGGGGACCATTATTTGTGGCCAAGCTCAACCTTCACAAGCACATGATGCAAAAGTACAGCAGTTTCATCGATTCTTATCCAGATCCTAG